The Acinetobacter wuhouensis genome includes the window TGCTGGTATATGTAAAGCTTTGAAAAAATATGGCATTCAAGCGCCAATTGATGTGCATCTTATGGTTTCACCTGTAGATCGTATGATCGGTGACTTCCTAGAAGCAGGTGCGGATATTATTACTTTCCATCCTGAAGCAACACATCATATCGATCGTTCTTTGCAATTGATCAAAGATGGTGGTGCGAAAGCAGGTTTAGTATTTAACCCTGCAACACCTTTGCATTACCTAGACTATGTTTTAGATAAAGTTGATCAAGTACTGTTGATGAGTGTGAACCCTGGTTTTGGTGGGCAAAAATTCATTCCTGGTACTTTGGATAAATTACGTCAGGCACGTAAAATCATTGATACCTCAGGTCGTGATATTCGTTTGGAAGTCGATGGTGGCGTAACACCGGCCAATATCCGTGAAATTGCAGAAGCGGGTGCAGATATGTTTGTGGCAGGTTCAGCGATTTTTGGTAAGCCTGATTATAAAGCGGTGATTGATGAGATGCGTGCTGAATTGGCATTGGCAGGTTCACAGAAGGCTTAGACTTTTACACAATAATATGGATAAAATTGTGGATAAGTTTGATGATAACTATATGGATAACTGTGTAGATAAGCTTGCTGATAAACTGTTTATAGTTTAAGCAAAATAAGATCAATTGCTTATGACTTATACAAAATAAGTTTAAAAAGAGTCCAAACGGGCTCTTTTTTGATTTAAATACCAAGAAAATTTCTGTTTTATTTTTAATCTGTATTTTACAAACATGCTGTTTGATTATTAGGCACTAAATACAGATAGGAAAAGGGCTTGATGATTTTTCATTGGCATAATTTACTTTATACATGATTTCGTATTGATACGGTTTTAGACTTCAAATATGTATTGAATGTCATTGCGCGATTTGCCACTCCTCAAATTATTGGGTATGCTAAAACGAGTTAATTCTCACTTGATTGATGGATAATGTTCACACAACTCTGCAAACAGGCTTGGTTTGTTTGTCTTATGGTTTTTGCCATAGGGTGGAGTGGTGTGTCTGTAGCTTCTGTAAAAACCATGCAGATCAGTATGCAGATGCAACATGAGCAGATACAGAATCAAACTGGTGTTGATCATGCAACCATGATGCAGCACATGTCAGTACAGGATATGAAACAGCATTGTACAGATCTGGAAGCACAGAATCAGCAGAACGATGGCTCTGCACTGAGTCTAACAGATTGTCATAATCAACTGATTCAATCCAAACACATGCAGCATGCGGATTGTCAAAACTGTGCTTTATTTTCCTGTCAGTCTTCAATTGTCTGGTTCAATACCGATATTCCAAAATTGACTGTTCCTCAAGACAATTCTGAACAGAACTCCCCAAAAATTCATTACCAGGCTCAGCATCTCGCAGGGCATTGGCAGGAAATTCTACGACCTCCTAAAGCTTAATCTGATTTTCCGAAGCATTATTTTTTTAAATAAATTCAGAAATTAAGGTTGAGTTATGTCTATTCAATTTTCAAAAAGCATCGTCGTCGCTGTTGCTTTATTCTCGTCTACCTGGGGCTTTGCAGCAGTCAAGGAATATCATCTGACCATTGATGAAGGAATGGTCAATGTCACAGGTAAATCTCTAAAACGTATCACCGTAAATGGTCAGTTCCCTGCGCCTTTGCTCGAATTTGAGGAAGGTGATGATGCGGTGATTCATGTACATAATAATTTAAAAAATCAGGATTCTTCGATTCATTGGCACGGCTTGTTATTGCCAGGTTTGATGGATGGTGTACCAGGCTTTAACGGTTTTAATGGCATTAAACCAAAAGGCGATTTTGTCTATAAATTCAAAGTGCGTCAAAGCGGAACTTACTGGTATCACGCGCATTCCAAAGGTCAGGAACAGGACGGTTTATACGGTGCTTTGGTGATTTATCCAAAGGACAAGAAACCACTTGCTGAGCATGAAAAAACTGAGCGTGACTATGTGGTGATGCTTTCGGATTTCCATGAAAAAACCAGCGACCAGATTCAAAAAGACCTGAAAATTTCCGCTGAATATTATCAGGATCAGCGCGAAACTTTGGGTGATGTATGGAAACAGGTGAAACGTGATGGCTTAAAAGCCACGTGGTCTGATCGCAAAATGTGGAATCAGATGCGTATGTTAAAAACTGACATGTCTGATGTTACGGGTTATACCTACTTGATCAATGGTAAAACGCCTGAGCAGAACTGGACTGGCATGTTTAAGCCGAATGAAAAAGTGCGTCTGCGTTTTATCAATGCCTCTGCGATGTCGTTCTTTGATGTGCGCATTCCGAACCTGAAAATGACAGTGGTCGGTGCAGATGGTCAACCTGTGAAACCTGTACCTGTGGATGAGTTCCGTATTGGTACAGCAGAAACCTACGATGTCGTGGTTGAGCCAAAGACAGGACATTATCAGATCGAAGCAGAGTCGATTGACCGTTCAGGTTTTGCGATTGGCACATTGCACAATGAATTGACACCGCAATCGCATGGTATTCACATGCCACAAGCACGCCCTCGTGCCATTTTAACCATGGATGATATGGGGCATGGTGGTGAGCATGCAGGTATGGATCATTCAAAGATGAATCATGGTGCGATGCAAGGCATGGATCACTCAAAGATGAATCATGGTGCAATGCAAACTATGGATCATTCGACTATGCATCAAGAAGCAGGCAATCATGCGAATACGCAAACTGCTGATTACGCCACAATGGATCATTCACAACATCAAATGCCTGCAGCAAAAACAGCACAAAAATCTGATGCAGTTGTAGAGGGTTGGGCAAATGCTGCAACGCCACAAGGTGATAAAGCCCTGCAATACAGTGATTTAAAATCGTTAACGCCACAACCTGATACCCGTGAAGCGACAAGTGAATTGGTTGTTCGTTTGGGCGGTACGATGGAGCGCTATATCTGGACAATTAATGGTAAAAAATTCAGCGATGCAGAGCCATTAAAAGTGAAATATGGCGAGCGCATCCGAATTAAATTTATCAATGACAGTATGATGGCGCATCCGATGCATTTACATGGCATGTTTATGCAACTGGAAAATGGTCAGCCTGCGGTGGATATGCCGAACAAACACACCATCGTTGTACCACCTGCAAAAACAGTGACGGCATTACTCACTGCGGATGAATTGGGTGAATGGGCGATTCACTGTCATCTACTGTATCACATGAGCGCAGGCATGATGAATAAATTGATCGTTGCCAATGTTTCAGAGGGTGAAACGACCACGACACCAATTCAAAAAAATGCTTCAAATAGCCAAACAAGCAATGTAAATAAAAACAGCAATGCAGCACAGCAAGGAGATCAACATGCACATCACTAAGTTATTTTCAAAAGCTGTATTGCTAAGTTCGTTATTTTTAATCAGTGCTTGGACGATAGCGCATGAAGGACATGCACATGGTATGCAACAGCAACATGCTGAACATCATCAAATGCCACAAGGTCATGTGATGAGTCATGCAACCATGTCAGACGCAGAATGTACACAACATCGTCAGGGTGAGCATGCGCATATGAGCAATGCTGAATATGCAACACATTGCAAAACAGCTCAACCTAAAAATCAAGCGGATCAAAAAGGCTCAACTGATACGAAAAGCCAAGACTTAAAAGGAGATAATCATGCACATCATTAAGTTATTTCCAAAAACAGTATTGGCAAGTTCGTTATTTTTAGTCAGTGCTTGGGCTGTGGCACATGAAGGGCATCATTCAGATACATCGACTGAAACCCAAACGACAGCGATGCCTGCAATGGATCATTCTAAAATGAACCATTCACAGATGAATCATGAAAATATGAATCACGCATCTATGAATCATGGCGCAATGGATCATTCACAACATCAGCAAAAAGCAGTTTCTGCTCCCGAGGATCACACTGCCCATCAAGGGCATGATCACCGCAAAGAACATGGCGCGCAGATCTATGCGATAACCACCGTGGACAATAAATGGTTGCTGAATGAAGATGGTGAGGGTGCTTTAAAATCTGAAATTGAAACCCGCATCGGGACAGATGAAAACAAGATTTTCCTGAAAGCACATATTGATAAGCATGAATCACACGATGCTGAATATGACTTTAAAATGCTCTACAGTCGCATGATCTCTGATTTTTGGGATGCACAGATTGGTGCACGCTATCGTGTGGAAAAAGTTGAACGTGATCAGAGAGGTACTGATACAGAAGAAAAACTGGATGGTGTGATTGGCTTGCATGGTATGGCACCGTATTTTTTTGAAACCGATGCTTATCTCTATGTAGGTGAGGACAATTATTCAGGCTTTAGTCTGGAAACTGAACGTGATTTATTGCTGACGCAGAAGTTGATTTTTCAACCGTATTTGAATGTCGATGTGGTATTTTCAGATGATTCTAAATATGCCAAAAAATCAGGTCTGAGTGGTGTGATAGCAGGTATTGAAACCCGTTATGAGATCAGTAAAAAAGTCATGCCGTATATTGATATTGCTTATGAATATTCAAAAGGTAATGATGCAACGCCGTGGCAAGTGGAAAGCGATTCTGAAAAGGGTTGGCTTTATGGTGCAGGGGTCAGGTTTAAGTTTTAAACCTGAACTTTGATGTTTTAAATAATTGATGTTACGAACTTTAAAAACAATTCACCTTTCAAACTGTTTTAGAGCACACTTAGCGGAGTCATACATCTAAAGTTTTAATTTCAGGATTAGCCTTCAGCTGGACCTACTTTTTTTTCGGAAAAAGTAGGCAAAACCATTGTCATCCGCAAAACTCGTCAACTACCATCTTTTGATTGATATATCGCAGAAACATTAGCTTATAAATGTAGTCCTGCCTCAAACACGTTGCGGATGACGTTATCGCGTATCCAATTTTATTGAGAAAAAATGTTTTGATGTTACTGTGTATTATTGGTTGAATAGTGAATTGTTTTAGGGCTTTTATAATTAAAGCCCTAATTTTTATAGGTGTATTTTGGGTCAAGTTTTGTAAATCATGCCCAAATATGTCGCAAAATAAGTTAGTATTTAATCATTCAGCGGAGGAACGACCTCCCTTAGTGCTTTATTTCTAAAAACTGCACCAAGAAAAATCGTCAGGACGACCTGACTCTAATTAAAATTTGGAGGTCGTCATGGCTTGGATCGTTCTTATTTTTGCAGGTGTCTTTGAAATCGTTTGGGCATATACCATGAAAATGTCCGAGGGTTTCACTAAGCTCACACCGAGCGTTGTCACAATATTTTTCATGATCTTAAGCTTTGGTCTTTTGGCGTATGCGATGAAAACATTGCCGTTGGGGACTGCCTATACCATCTGGACAGGAATCGGTGCGATTGGTTCATTTCTGGTCGGAATCTTTGTTTTAGGTGAGCCAACCTCTGCCATGCGTATGCTTGCTGCGGTTCTGATCATTTCAGGTTTGGTATTGATGAAACTCTCATCTTCATAAGTTTCTAAATTTAAATCAATTTTCGAACAGTAAGGTTGAATTATTCACCTTACTGTTTTTCTGATGTGAGGAATAAATTATGGCTTGGGCATTATTGATTGTTGCAGGTTTGTTGGAAGTGGTTTGGGCATACTGTATGAAAGTGTCTGACGGTTTCAGCAAACTGACACCAAGTATTTTGACCATTGTTTTTATGATCGCAAGTTTTGCATTATTGTCCTATGCCATGAAAACATTGCCACTCGGCACAGCATATACCGTATGGACAGGCATTGGTGCGATTGGGTCATTTGCAGTCGGGATATTTTTCTTAGGTGAGCCTGCATCGGCTATGCGTATGTTGGCTGCGGTTTTAATCATTTCTGGGTTAATATTGATGAAACTCTCATCATCTTAATGTGAATTTATTTAAGGAGAAGTTGATGAAACTGTCTTTTATGGAAATGGCTTCTCCTGTTGGTCAGCTTAAACTTGTGGCGACTGAAACTGCTTTAGTCGCTGTGCTTTGGGAAAATGAAAACCCCAATCGTGTTCGTTTGGCGGAATTGATTGAAAATACACAACATCCGATTTTGCTCGAAACGCAAAAGCAGTTGAATGAATACTTTGCAGGGCAACGTCAGGTTTTTGATTTGCCTTTAGATTTTGAGGGCACTGAGTTTCAACAGAAAGTCTGGCAGGCTTTGTTGACCATTCCTTTTGGTGAAACCCGTAGTTATAAACAGATTGCAGAACAGATTGGCAATGTTAAAGCTGTTCGTGCTGTGGGCGCTGCTAATGGTAAAAATCCAATTTCGATTATTGCGCCGTGTCATCGAGTCGTTGGAGCAAATGGGAAACTGGTGGGTTTTGCAGGTGGGTTGGAGAATAAGGGTATTCTTTTAAAAATTGAGAAATTACAATAAACTAGACTTAATTATTGATAATATTAAAATTTTAAATGAATACATCACAAATGTTAGCACCACTTTTTTCGCAACTGTGGTGGATGATTCCATTATTCCTGATTGTTGGGGCAATCAAAGCATTTAAGCCTTTTTTAAAAGGGAAAATAGGAGAATTTGCTGTCAGTGCGCATGTAAAATTGTATCTGGATAAAGAGAAATACACGTTGCTGAATGATTGTACTTTACCTGATGAACAGAACCAAACCACACAAATAGATCATATTTTATTGAGTCCGTATGGCATTTTTGTGGTTGAAACCAAGAATTACAAAGGGTGGATTTTTGGAGGAGAACTTCAGAAAACATGGACACAGAAGATTTATAAAAACTCTTATAAATTTCAAAATCCATTGCATCAAAACTATAAACACCAAAAGGTTTTAGAAAACATTTTGGCTGATATTGTTGATCCTGCGTTGATTCATTCAGTCGTAGTTTTTATGCCTGATTGTGAGTTTAAAACACAAATGCCGAGTAATGTTTTTCGTGGTGCAGCTTGGACAGATTATGTCAAAGGCTTTCAAGAAGAAGTGATTCCATCGACAAAACTCAAACGTATTCAGCTCAGAATTGAAAAAGAAGTGCTGGAAAAGTCATGGAAAACCAATCGTCAGCATGTACAGAATTTGAAAGACAGTCATGCAGACAAAACCGTTTGATTAAAACTAGCTTAGTGACTAAGTAAGATACTTATCTCAATCAAGTAAATATCTTACTTTATCCAAAGAGGTTGTCTTTTGTTTTTTCAACTCTTTATCTGCAAACTCATAAATACTTTTTTCATGATTCAGCACATATTCAAAAAACATCTGAGTATCCTGATCTGCATGTTTGCATAAGCGTTCAAAGGCTTGCATAAAAGGTTGTGAAAAACATCGCCAATTTCCACGGCATTTTAGCCAATGCAAAACCTGTGGCATTACCTTGTGCTTTGATATGCAAACGAGATGTGGCTTTTAAGTTATTCTGTTTTAAAAATGCCTGAAAGCGCTCAAGGGTTTGAGTTTCTAAAGCTGCCAAAGCCAACCATTTTTGTTTATGTTCTTCTGATTTAGCGTGTTTAGCAGCAGTAAGAAAAACAGCTTCACCAAAGATTTCAGACTCTAATAGTTTATTCAGATCATCTTGATATTGTGGGTAATTCATCAGTCATTCCTTTTCAATTATTTTGTTCTTAACCTTATATTTACAACTGTTTATTCGCTGTGATCAGCTTTGAATCGTGGATAAAAATATTTTAGAGCAATTACTCTAATTTTAAAAGTATTAT containing:
- the rpe gene encoding ribulose-phosphate 3-epimerase, whose translation is MSKPFLIAPSILSADFARLGEEVDNVLASGADVVHFDVMDNHYVPNLTFGAGICKALKKYGIQAPIDVHLMVSPVDRMIGDFLEAGADIITFHPEATHHIDRSLQLIKDGGAKAGLVFNPATPLHYLDYVLDKVDQVLLMSVNPGFGGQKFIPGTLDKLRQARKIIDTSGRDIRLEVDGGVTPANIREIAEAGADMFVAGSAIFGKPDYKAVIDEMRAELALAGSQKA
- a CDS encoding copper resistance system multicopper oxidase → MSIQFSKSIVVAVALFSSTWGFAAVKEYHLTIDEGMVNVTGKSLKRITVNGQFPAPLLEFEEGDDAVIHVHNNLKNQDSSIHWHGLLLPGLMDGVPGFNGFNGIKPKGDFVYKFKVRQSGTYWYHAHSKGQEQDGLYGALVIYPKDKKPLAEHEKTERDYVVMLSDFHEKTSDQIQKDLKISAEYYQDQRETLGDVWKQVKRDGLKATWSDRKMWNQMRMLKTDMSDVTGYTYLINGKTPEQNWTGMFKPNEKVRLRFINASAMSFFDVRIPNLKMTVVGADGQPVKPVPVDEFRIGTAETYDVVVEPKTGHYQIEAESIDRSGFAIGTLHNELTPQSHGIHMPQARPRAILTMDDMGHGGEHAGMDHSKMNHGAMQGMDHSKMNHGAMQTMDHSTMHQEAGNHANTQTADYATMDHSQHQMPAAKTAQKSDAVVEGWANAATPQGDKALQYSDLKSLTPQPDTREATSELVVRLGGTMERYIWTINGKKFSDAEPLKVKYGERIRIKFINDSMMAHPMHLHGMFMQLENGQPAVDMPNKHTIVVPPAKTVTALLTADELGEWAIHCHLLYHMSAGMMNKLIVANVSEGETTTTPIQKNASNSQTSNVNKNSNAAQQGDQHAHH
- a CDS encoding copper resistance protein B, which gives rise to MHIIKLFPKTVLASSLFLVSAWAVAHEGHHSDTSTETQTTAMPAMDHSKMNHSQMNHENMNHASMNHGAMDHSQHQQKAVSAPEDHTAHQGHDHRKEHGAQIYAITTVDNKWLLNEDGEGALKSEIETRIGTDENKIFLKAHIDKHESHDAEYDFKMLYSRMISDFWDAQIGARYRVEKVERDQRGTDTEEKLDGVIGLHGMAPYFFETDAYLYVGEDNYSGFSLETERDLLLTQKLIFQPYLNVDVVFSDDSKYAKKSGLSGVIAGIETRYEISKKVMPYIDIAYEYSKGNDATPWQVESDSEKGWLYGAGVRFKF
- a CDS encoding DMT family transporter; translated protein: MAWIVLIFAGVFEIVWAYTMKMSEGFTKLTPSVVTIFFMILSFGLLAYAMKTLPLGTAYTIWTGIGAIGSFLVGIFVLGEPTSAMRMLAAVLIISGLVLMKLSSS
- the sugE gene encoding quaternary ammonium compound efflux SMR transporter SugE — encoded protein: MAWALLIVAGLLEVVWAYCMKVSDGFSKLTPSILTIVFMIASFALLSYAMKTLPLGTAYTVWTGIGAIGSFAVGIFFLGEPASAMRMLAAVLIISGLILMKLSSS
- a CDS encoding methylated-DNA--[protein]-cysteine S-methyltransferase; the encoded protein is MKLSFMEMASPVGQLKLVATETALVAVLWENENPNRVRLAELIENTQHPILLETQKQLNEYFAGQRQVFDLPLDFEGTEFQQKVWQALLTIPFGETRSYKQIAEQIGNVKAVRAVGAANGKNPISIIAPCHRVVGANGKLVGFAGGLENKGILLKIEKLQ
- a CDS encoding nuclease-related domain-containing protein, translated to MNTSQMLAPLFSQLWWMIPLFLIVGAIKAFKPFLKGKIGEFAVSAHVKLYLDKEKYTLLNDCTLPDEQNQTTQIDHILLSPYGIFVVETKNYKGWIFGGELQKTWTQKIYKNSYKFQNPLHQNYKHQKVLENILADIVDPALIHSVVVFMPDCEFKTQMPSNVFRGAAWTDYVKGFQEEVIPSTKLKRIQLRIEKEVLEKSWKTNRQHVQNLKDSHADKTV
- a CDS encoding ferritin family protein, with the protein product MNYPQYQDDLNKLLESEIFGEAVFLTAAKHAKSEEHKQKWLALAALETQTLERFQAFLKQNNLKATSRLHIKAQGNATGFALAKMPWKLAMFFTTFYASL